In Mycobacterium tuberculosis H37Rv, a single window of DNA contains:
- the glnQ gene encoding glutamine ABC transporter ATP-binding protein, producing MGGLTISDLVVEYSSGGYAVRPIDGLSLDVAPGSLVILLGPSGCGKTTLLSCLGGILRPKSGSIKFDDVDITTLEGAALAKYRRDKVGIVFQAFNLVSSLTALENVMVPLRAAGVSRAAARKRAEDLLIRVNLGERMKHRPGDMSGGQQQRVAVARAIALDPQLILADEPTAHLDFIQVEEVLRLIRSLAQGDRVVVVATHDSRMLPLADRVLELMPAQVSPNQPPETVHVKAGEVLFEQSTMGDLIYVVSEGEFEIVRELADGGEELVKTAAPGDYFGEIGVLFHLPRSATVRARSDATAVGYTAQAFRERLGVTRVADLIEHRELASE from the coding sequence ATGGGCGGCCTAACCATTTCCGACCTGGTCGTCGAGTATTCCAGCGGCGGGTACGCCGTGCGGCCGATCGACGGGTTAAGCCTCGACGTGGCGCCGGGGTCGCTGGTGATCTTGCTTGGGCCCAGCGGCTGCGGGAAGACGACCCTCTTGTCCTGCCTCGGCGGCATCCTGCGCCCGAAGTCCGGCTCAATCAAGTTTGACGATGTCGACATCACGACGCTGGAGGGCGCCGCGCTGGCGAAGTATCGGCGTGACAAGGTAGGGATCGTCTTCCAGGCGTTCAACCTGGTCTCGAGCCTTACCGCCCTGGAGAACGTGATGGTCCCGCTGCGCGCGGCCGGCGTGTCACGAGCGGCCGCGCGTAAGCGTGCCGAGGACCTGCTGATCCGAGTCAATCTCGGCGAACGAATGAAACACCGCCCGGGTGACATGAGCGGCGGCCAGCAGCAACGCGTCGCGGTCGCCCGCGCGATCGCGCTGGACCCGCAATTGATCCTTGCCGACGAACCGACCGCGCACCTGGACTTCATCCAGGTGGAGGAGGTGCTGCGGCTGATCCGCTCGCTAGCGCAGGGCGACCGTGTGGTGGTGGTCGCGACCCACGACAGCCGGATGCTGCCGCTGGCCGATCGCGTCCTTGAGCTGATGCCGGCGCAGGTGTCGCCGAATCAGCCACCCGAAACGGTGCACGTGAAAGCCGGCGAGGTGCTGTTCGAGCAGTCCACAATGGGCGATCTGATCTACGTGGTGTCCGAGGGCGAGTTCGAGATTGTGCGCGAATTGGCCGACGGCGGTGAGGAATTGGTCAAAACCGCCGCGCCTGGGGACTACTTCGGTGAAATCGGCGTGCTGTTTCACCTGCCACGCTCGGCAACGGTACGGGCTCGCAGCGACGCGACAGCCGTCGGTTATACGGCGCAGGCGTTTCGGGAGCGGCTGGGTGTGACGCGGGTGGCCGACCTGATTGAGCACCGCGAGCTTGCCAGCGAATAG
- a CDS encoding NTE family protein, with the protein MTTARRRPKRRGTDARTALRNVPILADIDDEQLERLATTVERRHVPANQWLFHAGEPADSIYIVDSGRFVAVAPEGHVFAEMASGDSIGDLGVIAGAARSAGVRALRDGVVWRIAAETFTDMLEATPLLQSAMLRAMARMLRQSRPAKTARRPRVIGVVSNGDTAAAPMVDAIATSLDSHGRTAVIAPPVETTSAVQEYDELVEAFSETLDRAERSNDWVLVVADRGAGDLWRHYVSAQSDRLVVLVDQRYPPDAVDSLATQRPVHLITCLAEPDPSWWDRLAPVSHHPANSDGFGALARRIAGRSLGLVMAGGGARGLAHFGVYQELTEAGVVIDRFGGTSSGAIASAAFALGMDAGDAIAAAREFIAGSDPLGDYTIPISALTRGGRVDRLVQGFFGNTLIEHLPRGFFSVSADMITGDQIIHRRGSVSGAVRASISIPGLIPPVHNGEQLLVDGGLLNNLPANVMCADTDGEVICVDLRRTFVPSKGFGLLPPIVTPPGLLRRLLTGTDNALPPLQETLLRAFDLAASTANLRELPRVAAIIEPDVSKIGVLNFKQIDAALEAGRMAARAALQAQPDLVR; encoded by the coding sequence ATGACCACCGCGCGACGACGGCCCAAGCGGCGTGGTACCGATGCGCGAACCGCGCTGCGCAACGTTCCGATACTCGCCGATATCGACGACGAACAGCTCGAACGACTCGCAACCACCGTAGAACGCCGCCACGTGCCCGCTAACCAGTGGCTCTTTCATGCCGGAGAACCAGCGGACTCCATCTATATCGTCGACTCGGGGCGGTTCGTCGCTGTTGCCCCAGAGGGACACGTATTTGCTGAGATGGCATCCGGCGACTCGATCGGAGACCTGGGGGTGATCGCCGGGGCTGCCCGCTCAGCGGGAGTGCGAGCTCTGCGAGACGGCGTGGTGTGGAGGATCGCCGCGGAGACGTTTACCGACATGCTCGAGGCAACCCCGCTACTGCAATCGGCGATGCTGCGAGCGATGGCGAGAATGCTACGCCAGTCACGACCCGCCAAGACGGCTCGGCGTCCGCGGGTCATCGGCGTGGTATCGAACGGGGACACCGCCGCGGCCCCGATGGTCGACGCGATCGCTACTTCACTGGACTCGCACGGTCGAACTGCCGTGATTGCGCCGCCCGTCGAAACCACCTCCGCCGTTCAGGAGTACGACGAGCTCGTCGAGGCGTTCAGCGAAACCCTCGATCGCGCGGAGCGAAGCAACGATTGGGTCTTGGTGGTCGCCGACCGAGGCGCCGGCGACCTGTGGCGGCACTACGTTAGCGCGCAAAGCGACCGACTCGTGGTCCTGGTGGATCAACGGTATCCGCCGGATGCGGTCGATTCGCTTGCTACCCAACGGCCAGTGCACCTGATCACATGTCTGGCAGAACCGGATCCAAGTTGGTGGGATCGGTTGGCGCCGGTTTCGCATCATCCGGCCAACTCCGACGGCTTCGGTGCCCTTGCTCGCAGAATCGCCGGCCGATCGCTCGGCCTGGTGATGGCCGGTGGCGGAGCCCGGGGACTGGCGCATTTCGGTGTTTACCAAGAGCTCACCGAAGCCGGCGTCGTCATCGATCGGTTTGGCGGAACAAGTTCGGGTGCAATCGCTTCCGCAGCGTTCGCGCTGGGGATGGACGCCGGGGATGCGATCGCCGCGGCGCGAGAGTTCATCGCAGGAAGCGACCCACTCGGCGACTACACGATCCCAATATCCGCCCTCACGCGAGGTGGACGCGTCGATCGTCTGGTGCAGGGATTCTTCGGCAACACGTTGATCGAACATCTGCCCAGAGGGTTCTTCTCCGTCTCCGCCGACATGATCACCGGCGATCAGATCATCCATCGGCGGGGATCCGTCTCGGGCGCCGTGCGCGCATCGATCTCGATCCCCGGTCTCATCCCGCCAGTGCACAATGGCGAGCAGCTGCTCGTCGACGGTGGGCTGTTGAACAATCTGCCGGCCAACGTGATGTGCGCCGATACCGATGGCGAAGTCATCTGCGTCGACCTCCGCCGAACGTTCGTGCCGTCGAAGGGCTTTGGCCTGCTGCCGCCAATCGTTACGCCGCCCGGGCTCCTCCGGCGGCTTTTGACCGGCACGGATAACGCGCTACCACCGCTGCAAGAGACGTTGCTGCGCGCCTTCGACCTTGCCGCCTCCACCGCAAACCTGCGCGAGCTTCCTCGCGTTGCGGCCATCATCGAGCCCGACGTGTCGAAGATCGGAGTGTTGAACTTCAAGCAGATTGATGCCGCCCTAGAGGCTGGGCGGATGGCAGCCCGTGCGGCTTTGCAAGCACAGCCGGACCTGGTGCGCTGA